One genomic window of Halolamina sediminis includes the following:
- a CDS encoding DMT family transporter, with protein MSRYRNLALFLTLAAVWGSAFMAIKAGLAVFPPVLFAAIRYDIAGVLMLGYAWWVLDDPIPRGRDQWASVAVGAVLVIAAYHALLFVGEADDAVTSASASVLVGLSPILTTGFARLFVPQERLEPVGFVGLLLGLAGAVVIADPDPANLLAGGMGAKLLIVAAAASFALGSVLTRWLDTELPIEAMEGWSMLLGALLMHVVSAGLGESFAGIELNLLAVLSMGYLSILASAVGFLIYFDLLDRLGPIEINLVSYVAPVFAAVSGWLVLDEVVTVETVAGFLLILAGFALLKRRQIASELDRVRVGS; from the coding sequence GTGTCTCGCTACCGGAACCTCGCGCTCTTTCTGACGCTCGCTGCAGTCTGGGGCTCGGCGTTCATGGCGATCAAGGCCGGGCTGGCGGTGTTCCCGCCGGTGCTGTTCGCGGCGATCCGGTACGATATCGCGGGCGTGTTGATGCTCGGCTACGCGTGGTGGGTGCTCGACGACCCGATCCCGCGGGGCCGGGATCAGTGGGCCAGCGTCGCCGTCGGCGCGGTGCTGGTGATCGCAGCCTACCACGCGCTGCTGTTCGTGGGCGAGGCCGACGACGCCGTCACCAGCGCGTCGGCGTCGGTGCTGGTCGGCCTGAGCCCGATCCTGACGACGGGGTTCGCCCGGCTGTTCGTCCCGCAGGAGCGCCTCGAACCCGTCGGGTTCGTCGGGCTGTTGCTCGGACTGGCCGGCGCGGTCGTGATCGCTGACCCCGATCCGGCGAACCTGCTTGCCGGCGGGATGGGAGCGAAGCTGCTGATCGTCGCCGCGGCGGCGTCGTTCGCGCTGGGCAGCGTGCTCACTCGCTGGCTCGACACCGAACTCCCCATCGAGGCGATGGAGGGGTGGTCGATGCTGCTCGGCGCGCTCCTGATGCACGTCGTGAGCGCGGGGCTGGGGGAGTCGTTCGCGGGCATCGAGCTGAACCTCCTGGCCGTGCTGAGCATGGGCTACCTCTCGATCCTCGCCAGCGCGGTCGGGTTCCTGATCTACTTCGACCTGCTGGACCGGCTGGGCCCGATCGAGATCAACCTCGTCTCCTACGTGGCGCCGGTGTTCGCGGCCGTTTCGGGCTGGCTAGTGCTCGACGAAGTGGTCACCGTCGAGACGGTCGCGGGCTTTCTGCTGATCCTCGCGGGCTTTGCGCTGCTGAAACGCCGCCAGATCGCCTCGGAGCTCGATCGGGTCCGCGTCGGCAGTTAG
- a CDS encoding metal-dependent hydrolase family protein → MEYIDCGTLVDGTGKQPISDARILVEDGRIVEVGPAEAVAAPDDAERIDHAGETVIPGLIDAHLHLKGSRSMEPFDWIRESTELATARATADVRTLLEAGFTAVRDVGSEAGLPIRRAVDDGTIPGPRVFTSGSSFSQTAGHGDRHYLPYEWATSDEGGGSQIVDGADECRKGARERIREGADLVKIMTTGGVLSEKDAPSQSQFTDAEIRAFTEEAHRVGIPVASHAQGAPGIKAALENGVDTIEHGFYIDQECLDLFEETGAVFVPTLSIMHRLVERGEEFGVPEYGLRKAREASEAHFEATRRAYEAGVAIALGTDFLGPEPVAHGENALEAELFVEEIGMSEHEAIVAGTATAAETVPADDVGTLTAGNYADLVAFADSPLSDISTLHEPAAVYKGGERV, encoded by the coding sequence ATGGAGTACATCGACTGCGGCACGCTCGTCGACGGCACCGGCAAACAGCCGATCAGCGACGCCCGGATACTCGTCGAGGACGGTCGGATCGTCGAGGTCGGGCCCGCCGAAGCCGTCGCGGCGCCCGACGACGCCGAGCGCATCGACCACGCCGGCGAGACCGTGATCCCGGGGCTGATCGACGCCCACCTCCACCTCAAGGGGAGTCGGTCGATGGAGCCGTTCGACTGGATCCGGGAGTCGACCGAGCTCGCGACCGCGCGGGCGACCGCCGACGTGCGGACGCTGCTCGAAGCCGGCTTCACCGCCGTCAGGGACGTGGGCAGCGAGGCCGGCCTCCCGATCCGACGCGCCGTCGACGACGGGACGATCCCGGGGCCACGCGTGTTCACCAGCGGCAGCAGCTTCTCCCAGACCGCGGGCCACGGTGACCGTCACTACCTCCCCTACGAGTGGGCGACGAGCGACGAGGGCGGCGGGAGCCAGATCGTCGACGGCGCGGACGAGTGCCGGAAGGGAGCCCGCGAGCGCATCCGCGAGGGCGCCGACCTCGTCAAGATCATGACCACCGGCGGCGTGCTCAGCGAGAAGGACGCCCCCAGCCAGAGCCAGTTCACCGACGCGGAGATCCGGGCGTTCACTGAGGAGGCCCACCGCGTCGGCATCCCGGTCGCCTCCCACGCACAGGGCGCGCCGGGAATCAAGGCCGCCCTCGAAAACGGCGTCGACACGATCGAACACGGCTTCTACATCGATCAGGAGTGTCTCGACTTGTTCGAGGAGACGGGCGCGGTGTTCGTCCCGACGCTGTCGATCATGCACCGACTCGTCGAGCGCGGCGAGGAGTTCGGCGTGCCCGAGTACGGCCTGCGGAAGGCTAGAGAGGCCAGCGAGGCTCACTTCGAGGCGACCCGGCGGGCCTACGAGGCGGGCGTGGCGATCGCGCTCGGCACCGACTTCCTCGGGCCCGAACCGGTCGCTCACGGCGAGAACGCGCTGGAGGCGGAGCTGTTCGTCGAAGAGATCGGCATGAGCGAACACGAGGCGATCGTCGCCGGCACGGCGACGGCAGCCGAGACGGTGCCTGCCGACGACGTCGGGACGCTCACGGCCGGCAACTACGCCGACCTCGTCGCGTTCGCGGACTCACCGCTGTCTGACATTTCGACCCTCCACGAGCCGGCGGCGGTGTACAAGGGCGGGGAGCGGGTCTAA
- a CDS encoding DUF7555 family protein, with amino-acid sequence MASRRLLRYAEFALWVVAATTLIVAGAAVPAFLLGEGLPTLKLLLFVIGTLLFGVGSFGIQPERPKRDGQIVDLEGEEPNRFEVKIQELPPLRGERLPFSDRVDRNVKLFTTAVAVLAVSAALELVFGVPG; translated from the coding sequence GTGGCGAGTAGACGCCTCCTCCGCTACGCGGAGTTCGCCCTCTGGGTCGTCGCGGCGACGACGCTGATCGTCGCCGGCGCCGCGGTGCCGGCGTTCCTGCTCGGCGAGGGGCTCCCCACCCTGAAGCTGCTGCTGTTCGTGATCGGGACGCTGCTGTTCGGGGTCGGAAGCTTCGGCATCCAGCCCGAACGCCCCAAGCGGGACGGACAGATCGTCGACCTCGAGGGCGAGGAGCCGAACCGCTTCGAGGTCAAGATCCAGGAGCTCCCGCCGCTTCGAGGGGAGCGGCTCCCCTTCTCCGACCGGGTGGACCGCAACGTGAAGCTGTTCACCACCGCGGTCGCCGTGCTCGCGGTGTCGGCGGCGCTCGAACTCGTGTTCGGCGTGCCCGGCTGA
- a CDS encoding CBS domain-containing protein, which produces MNAADVMTADVETVAPDDEVGEVLARLADVKFSGFPVVDEGRLVGVVTEGDLVNLFEVEDRVLWIPIGIPPIVDTLTYAFDLPGDDVDIAAHADDPISSVMTEDPVTVGVDASIDALLDLLANPDRDINRLPVLDGDELVGIITRQDLLRGLRRERDAAGAAGAE; this is translated from the coding sequence ATGAACGCAGCCGACGTGATGACCGCCGACGTTGAGACCGTCGCACCCGACGACGAGGTAGGCGAGGTGCTCGCCCGCCTCGCGGACGTGAAATTCAGCGGCTTCCCGGTCGTCGACGAGGGGCGCCTCGTCGGCGTCGTCACCGAGGGCGACCTCGTCAACCTGTTCGAGGTCGAGGACCGCGTGCTCTGGATCCCGATCGGCATCCCGCCGATCGTCGACACGCTGACGTACGCGTTCGACCTCCCGGGCGACGACGTGGATATCGCCGCCCACGCCGACGACCCGATCAGCTCGGTGATGACCGAGGATCCCGTGACCGTCGGCGTCGACGCGAGCATCGACGCGCTGCTGGACCTGCTCGCGAACCCCGATCGCGACATCAACCGACTGCCCGTGCTCGACGGCGACGAACTGGTCGGCATCATCACCCGACAGGACCTGCTGCGCGGGCTCCGCCGGGAACGGGACGCGGCGGGTGCGGCCGGCGCGGAGTAG
- a CDS encoding small ribosomal subunit Rsm22 family protein has protein sequence MTVDRDRLRDTVNYLREVRPIDPEEIREYFDDTPHSAVVRQELRAAAFDFDLVERADGTFVPAADTPLSPPGWAPETLPAEYERVVVDRLVERFGLDWNDGDSGDELREAVRRLKADYYHGNPVEYDETAALGYAIYHLPDYYAAMGYVLDDLAANGDLSRTLRVLDVGAGVGGPALALIDYLHEAASVDGEPPLIEYHALEPSPAADLLEDLLAETPRNVRTTVHRERAEEFDPESVGEVDLLTFCNVLSELADPEATAARYLDAVADDGTMLAIAPADLETATGLREVERSIARPDSGPSVYSPTLRLWPDESPSDRGWSFDVRPDVEAPRMQQQLDEGERGAGGGTERDDPGTFTKTSVQFAYALLRPDGKRRSQIVASADRHAKAGEMERHVSNRIDLLTVKLSPDLSRQGERTREYGADPNPIFKIGDGSENTEQYAVLTQHTELNRALGEADYGAVLSMENALVLWNDDEEAYNLVVDGETVVDLVVP, from the coding sequence ATGACCGTCGACCGCGATCGCCTCCGGGACACCGTGAACTACCTCCGGGAGGTTCGCCCGATCGACCCCGAGGAGATCCGGGAGTACTTCGACGACACGCCCCACTCCGCGGTGGTCCGGCAGGAACTCCGGGCCGCAGCGTTCGACTTCGACCTCGTGGAACGAGCGGACGGCACGTTCGTCCCCGCCGCCGACACCCCCCTCTCCCCGCCGGGATGGGCACCCGAGACGCTCCCCGCCGAGTACGAGCGCGTGGTCGTCGACCGGCTCGTCGAGCGGTTCGGGCTCGACTGGAACGACGGCGACTCCGGCGACGAGCTCCGGGAAGCGGTCCGCCGACTCAAGGCCGACTACTACCACGGCAACCCCGTCGAGTACGACGAGACCGCGGCGCTGGGGTACGCGATCTACCATCTGCCGGACTACTACGCCGCGATGGGCTACGTGCTCGACGACCTCGCGGCGAACGGCGACCTCTCACGGACGCTCCGCGTGCTCGACGTCGGCGCCGGTGTCGGCGGTCCCGCACTAGCGTTGATCGACTACCTCCACGAGGCGGCAAGTGTCGACGGGGAGCCGCCACTGATCGAGTATCACGCGCTGGAACCCTCGCCGGCCGCGGACCTGCTCGAAGACCTGCTGGCGGAGACCCCCCGAAACGTCCGAACGACGGTCCACCGCGAGCGCGCGGAGGAGTTCGACCCCGAGTCGGTGGGCGAGGTGGACCTGCTCACGTTCTGTAACGTGCTCTCGGAGCTGGCCGACCCCGAAGCGACGGCGGCGCGCTACCTCGACGCGGTCGCCGACGACGGCACGATGCTCGCGATCGCACCCGCGGATCTGGAGACCGCGACCGGGCTCCGTGAGGTCGAGCGTTCGATCGCCCGGCCCGACTCGGGGCCGTCGGTGTACTCGCCGACGCTCCGGCTCTGGCCCGACGAGTCGCCGTCGGACCGGGGCTGGTCCTTCGACGTTCGCCCCGACGTCGAGGCGCCGCGGATGCAACAGCAGTTAGACGAGGGCGAGCGCGGGGCCGGCGGCGGCACGGAGCGCGACGACCCAGGGACGTTCACGAAAACGTCGGTCCAGTTCGCGTACGCGCTGTTGCGCCCGGACGGGAAGCGACGGAGCCAGATCGTCGCTTCCGCCGACCGCCACGCCAAGGCCGGGGAGATGGAGCGCCACGTCAGCAACCGTATCGACCTATTGACGGTGAAGCTCAGCCCCGACCTGAGCCGGCAGGGCGAACGGACGCGGGAGTACGGCGCCGACCCCAACCCGATCTTCAAGATCGGGGACGGCAGCGAGAACACCGAACAGTACGCGGTGCTCACCCAGCACACCGAACTTAACCGCGCGCTGGGGGAGGCCGACTACGGCGCAGTGCTGTCGATGGAGAACGCGCTCGTGCTGTGGAACGACGACGAGGAGGCGTACAACCTCGTCGTCGACGGCGAGACGGTCGTCGATCTCGTGGTGCCGTAG
- a CDS encoding DUF1684 domain-containing protein, with amino-acid sequence MSDSTPADWKTQLRRNREEKDEFFAEHPQSPVPPEHRDAFDGLDYFDPDPAFRVEAEVTAHDEPEPVEMETTNGPPTRYLRVATFAFELRGEECTLHAYRQENSEDDTLFVPFRDKTTGQQTYSGGRYMEFEPEQELGDADIVTLDFNLAYSPFCAFSETFACPLPPEENWLEVVVPAGEKTPDLGED; translated from the coding sequence ATGAGCGACTCGACGCCCGCAGACTGGAAGACACAGCTCCGACGGAACCGCGAGGAGAAAGACGAGTTCTTCGCCGAACACCCGCAGTCGCCGGTCCCGCCGGAGCACCGCGACGCGTTCGACGGCCTCGACTACTTCGACCCCGACCCCGCGTTCCGGGTCGAGGCCGAGGTGACCGCCCACGACGAGCCCGAGCCGGTGGAGATGGAGACGACCAACGGTCCGCCGACCCGTTACCTCCGGGTCGCGACGTTCGCGTTCGAGCTCCGGGGCGAGGAGTGTACACTCCACGCCTACCGACAGGAGAACAGCGAGGACGACACGCTGTTCGTCCCGTTCCGGGACAAGACGACGGGCCAGCAGACGTACTCCGGGGGGCGGTACATGGAGTTCGAGCCAGAACAGGAGCTCGGGGACGCCGACATCGTCACGCTCGACTTCAACCTCGCGTACTCGCCGTTCTGTGCGTTCAGCGAGACGTTCGCGTGCCCGCTGCCGCCCGAGGAGAACTGGCTCGAAGTGGTCGTCCCCGCCGGGGAGAAGACGCCCGACCTCGGCGAGGACTGA
- a CDS encoding helix-turn-helix domain-containing protein, with product MSVRSGQSNDDPVVELEFAFDDPTYPFVGASAAGSCRLELEEMVPRADGAYAEFYSVRGTDLSIVETLSAEHPSIAVTVIERYDDGGLLEFLVEENCPAVRLAELGALPRSVVGDHGEGRIVAELPGEYDARDVISTFQAEYDGDLVAKREQESFTPLFSHREFERALERRLTERQREVLETAFEAGYYDWPRQVSSEALADRLGISQPTLSEHLTAAERKLLSLVFER from the coding sequence ATGTCAGTCCGATCGGGGCAGTCCAACGACGACCCGGTCGTCGAACTCGAGTTCGCGTTCGACGACCCGACGTACCCGTTCGTCGGCGCGTCGGCGGCGGGGTCCTGTCGGCTCGAACTCGAGGAGATGGTCCCCCGCGCCGACGGGGCGTACGCGGAGTTCTACAGCGTGCGCGGCACCGATCTGTCGATCGTCGAGACGCTGTCGGCGGAACACCCGTCGATCGCGGTCACGGTGATCGAGCGCTACGACGACGGGGGGTTGTTGGAGTTCCTCGTCGAGGAGAACTGTCCGGCGGTGCGGCTGGCGGAGTTGGGCGCGCTCCCGCGCTCGGTCGTCGGCGACCACGGCGAGGGCCGCATCGTCGCGGAGCTGCCCGGCGAGTACGACGCCCGCGACGTGATATCGACGTTTCAGGCGGAGTACGACGGCGACCTCGTCGCCAAGCGGGAGCAGGAGTCGTTCACGCCGCTTTTCAGCCACCGCGAGTTCGAGCGCGCGCTGGAGCGCCGGCTGACTGAGCGCCAGCGCGAGGTGCTCGAAACCGCCTTCGAGGCGGGCTACTACGACTGGCCCCGACAAGTGAGCAGCGAGGCGTTGGCCGACCGGCTGGGGATCAGCCAGCCGACGCTGTCGGAGCATCTGACCGCCGCCGAGCGGAAGCTGCTCTCGCTCGTGTTCGAGCGCTGA
- a CDS encoding prephenate dehydrogenase/arogenate dehydrogenase family protein produces MTLCIVGAGAMGRWLAGTLVDARPAVDLAFADTDTAAAEDAAAEFDAEAVTLEGGVPATDRSFETVALAVPIPAVETAVADWAPATGAAMLDLSGVMAEPVAAMDEHLPDCERASLHPLFAPERAPGNVALVADAVGPTLSPLLDALRAAGNEVFETTPAEHDDAMSTIQAKSHAAVLAWALAGDEVREEFHTPVSAGLSDLAGTVTDGDARVYADIQDAFGGADAVADAAREIADADSEAFTALYREAGDAADGGDR; encoded by the coding sequence ATGACGCTCTGTATCGTCGGCGCCGGCGCGATGGGTCGCTGGCTGGCCGGAACGCTCGTCGACGCCCGGCCGGCGGTCGACCTCGCGTTCGCCGACACCGACACCGCGGCCGCCGAGGACGCCGCCGCCGAGTTCGACGCCGAGGCAGTCACGCTCGAGGGCGGCGTGCCGGCGACGGACCGCAGCTTCGAGACGGTCGCGCTAGCGGTCCCCATCCCCGCCGTCGAGACCGCCGTCGCGGACTGGGCGCCGGCCACGGGAGCAGCGATGCTCGACCTCTCGGGCGTGATGGCCGAGCCCGTGGCAGCGATGGACGAACACCTGCCCGACTGCGAGCGCGCGAGCCTCCACCCGCTGTTCGCCCCCGAGCGGGCGCCGGGCAACGTCGCGCTCGTCGCCGACGCGGTGGGCCCGACGCTCTCGCCGCTGCTTGACGCGCTGCGGGCGGCGGGCAACGAGGTGTTCGAGACCACGCCCGCGGAGCACGACGACGCGATGTCGACGATCCAAGCCAAGAGCCACGCCGCCGTCCTCGCGTGGGCGCTGGCCGGCGACGAGGTCCGCGAGGAGTTCCACACGCCGGTCTCCGCGGGGCTGTCCGACCTCGCCGGGACGGTGACCGACGGCGACGCGCGCGTGTACGCCGACATTCAGGACGCTTTCGGCGGCGCCGACGCGGTCGCCGACGCCGCACGCGAGATCGCCGACGCGGACAGCGAGGCGTTCACAGCGCTGTACAGGGAGGCGGGCGACGCCGCCGACGGGGGTGACCGATGA
- a CDS encoding M24 family metallopeptidase translates to MEIDTSSLDEYLADEGLDGYAVYADSDDSTQRYLSGFDAPDPFFTVYTPEGTALLTSGLEYGRATKEARGSVDRTSEYDYQSLREEHGGGVARAKLQAAFLDANGVDSIAVPETFPVGAADGLREEGIALSVDSAGVVDDIRAVKTEEEVEHVREATIANEASMQACEDLLDAAEVRNGTLYHEGEPLTSERVKTEIEVTLLEHGCALDETIVACGTDAADPHDRGSGPLEAGQPIIVDIFPRSKETGYHSDMTRTFVKGEASGTVAEWYELTQEAKRAAFEQLEAGASGADVHAAVCDVYEAAGYPTLRDDPSTETGFIHSTGHGVGLDVHEAPSLSPRGGELEAGQIVTIEPGLYDPAHGGVRIEDIAVVTEDGYENFTDYPEQLEV, encoded by the coding sequence ATGGAGATCGACACCAGTTCGCTCGACGAGTACCTCGCCGACGAGGGACTCGACGGCTACGCGGTCTACGCCGACAGCGACGACTCGACCCAGCGCTACCTCTCCGGCTTCGACGCGCCGGACCCCTTCTTCACCGTCTACACGCCCGAGGGAACCGCACTCCTCACTTCGGGGCTGGAGTACGGCCGCGCGACGAAGGAAGCCCGCGGCAGCGTCGACCGCACCTCCGAGTATGACTACCAGTCGCTCCGCGAGGAACACGGGGGGGGCGTCGCCCGGGCGAAGCTCCAGGCGGCGTTCCTCGATGCCAACGGCGTCGACTCGATCGCGGTGCCGGAGACGTTCCCCGTCGGCGCGGCTGATGGCCTCCGCGAGGAAGGGATCGCGCTGAGCGTCGACTCGGCGGGCGTCGTCGACGACATCCGCGCGGTGAAGACGGAGGAGGAGGTCGAACACGTCCGCGAGGCGACCATCGCCAACGAGGCGTCGATGCAGGCCTGCGAAGACCTGCTCGACGCTGCCGAGGTCCGGAACGGGACGCTCTATCACGAGGGCGAGCCGCTCACCAGCGAGCGCGTCAAAACCGAGATCGAGGTGACGCTGCTCGAACACGGCTGCGCGCTGGACGAGACGATCGTCGCCTGCGGCACCGACGCCGCGGACCCGCACGACCGCGGCAGCGGGCCGCTGGAGGCGGGCCAGCCCATCATCGTCGACATCTTCCCGCGGAGCAAGGAGACGGGCTATCACTCCGACATGACCCGGACGTTCGTCAAAGGCGAGGCCAGCGGGACGGTCGCGGAGTGGTACGAGCTCACCCAGGAGGCCAAACGCGCGGCGTTTGAGCAGTTGGAGGCCGGCGCGAGCGGCGCCGACGTGCACGCGGCGGTGTGTGACGTGTACGAGGCGGCCGGCTACCCGACGCTCCGGGACGACCCGTCGACTGAAACGGGGTTCATCCACAGCACCGGCCACGGGGTCGGGCTGGACGTCCACGAGGCGCCTTCGTTATCGCCGCGTGGTGGGGAGCTCGAGGCCGGCCAGATCGTGACGATCGAACCCGGGCTGTACGACCCGGCGCACGGTGGCGTGCGGATCGAGGACATCGCGGTGGTGACCGAGGACGGGTACGAGAACTTCACCGACTACCCCGAGCAGTTAGAAGTATGA
- a CDS encoding DUF7529 family protein, with translation MVNPDGEGVPDELDRIADDADVIRDGWQRTVEDTRAMAADREDAGYETLVVFSQDTSPVAPDAEGAEHWGLTYLVDGDTAETVVDARERAEFDETAVYQAGAGPTTFIVTECLDHDEELIVFVAGAFRKREAGELVRAATERGEMHTHFRKLDGTVIASVDHDDVSAFFPDPQEYYSYGGEFAADPGLAGDGDGE, from the coding sequence ATGGTCAACCCCGACGGCGAGGGCGTGCCGGACGAGCTCGACCGGATCGCCGACGACGCCGACGTGATCCGCGACGGCTGGCAACGGACGGTCGAGGACACGCGAGCGATGGCCGCCGACCGCGAGGACGCCGGCTACGAGACGCTCGTCGTGTTCTCACAGGACACCTCACCCGTCGCCCCCGACGCCGAGGGCGCCGAGCACTGGGGCCTGACGTATCTGGTCGACGGCGACACCGCGGAGACGGTCGTCGACGCACGCGAGCGTGCCGAGTTCGACGAGACCGCGGTGTATCAGGCCGGCGCCGGCCCGACGACGTTCATCGTCACCGAGTGTCTCGACCACGACGAGGAGCTGATCGTGTTCGTCGCCGGCGCGTTCCGGAAGCGCGAGGCGGGCGAGCTCGTCCGCGCCGCGACCGAGCGCGGGGAGATGCACACCCACTTCCGAAAGCTCGACGGCACCGTGATCGCCTCGGTCGATCACGACGACGTGTCGGCCTTTTTCCCCGACCCGCAGGAGTACTACTCCTACGGCGGTGAGTTCGCCGCCGACCCCGGGCTGGCGGGCGACGGCGACGGCGAGTGA
- the dph2 gene encoding diphthamide biosynthesis enzyme Dph2, whose protein sequence is MSQDAAGDATSEGDLRNTGMSLRHDREWDYELERIIEEIEEKDAKKVGLQFPEGLKRRGPAVADDLRALAPDDVTFMLSGQPCYGACDLDTFLMRRTDVFVHFGHSPMKNSDKIIYVPLFSNVDPFPMMEEALGELPEDDVGLVTTAQHMNLFDDMKEWLEDEGYEVHTRKGDDRLTHEGQVLGCNYASADIDADQVLYVGGGKFHPLGLAMEHPDKKVVIADPVNNVVTVADTEKFMKQRYGAVHRAMDAEKWGVIFCTKIGQGRWETAERIVDENENAYLITMDEVTPDRLRNFDMDAFVNTGCPRITTDDGPQFHKPMLTPGEYEIAIGNKPLDELSFDTFHGTW, encoded by the coding sequence ATGAGTCAGGACGCCGCCGGCGACGCCACGAGCGAGGGGGACCTCCGGAACACGGGGATGTCCCTGCGCCACGACCGGGAGTGGGACTACGAACTGGAACGCATCATCGAGGAGATCGAGGAGAAAGACGCCAAGAAGGTCGGCCTGCAGTTCCCCGAGGGGCTCAAACGCCGCGGCCCCGCGGTCGCCGACGACCTGCGGGCGCTGGCGCCCGACGACGTGACGTTCATGCTGTCGGGCCAGCCCTGCTACGGCGCCTGCGACCTCGACACGTTCCTGATGCGCCGCACCGACGTGTTCGTCCACTTCGGCCACTCGCCGATGAAGAACTCGGACAAGATCATCTACGTCCCACTATTTTCCAACGTCGACCCGTTCCCGATGATGGAGGAGGCGCTGGGGGAGCTCCCCGAGGACGACGTGGGGCTCGTGACGACCGCCCAGCACATGAACCTCTTCGACGACATGAAGGAGTGGCTGGAGGACGAGGGGTACGAGGTCCACACTCGGAAGGGTGACGACCGCCTGACCCACGAGGGGCAGGTGCTCGGCTGCAACTACGCCTCCGCGGACATCGACGCCGATCAGGTGCTGTACGTCGGCGGCGGGAAGTTCCACCCCCTCGGGCTGGCGATGGAGCACCCCGACAAGAAGGTCGTCATCGCCGACCCCGTGAACAACGTCGTCACCGTCGCGGACACGGAGAAGTTCATGAAGCAGCGCTACGGCGCGGTCCACCGCGCGATGGACGCCGAGAAGTGGGGCGTCATCTTCTGTACCAAGATCGGGCAGGGCCGCTGGGAGACCGCCGAGCGGATCGTCGACGAGAACGAGAACGCCTACCTGATCACGATGGACGAGGTGACGCCGGACCGTCTGCGTAACTTCGACATGGACGCGTTCGTCAACACGGGCTGTCCGCGGATCACCACCGACGACGGCCCGCAGTTCCACAAGCCGATGCTGACTCCCGGCGAGTACGAGATCGCGATCGGCAACAAGCCGCTGGACGAGCTCTCCTTCGACACGTTCCACGGCACCTGGTAG